The following are encoded together in the Choristoneura fumiferana chromosome 4, NRCan_CFum_1, whole genome shotgun sequence genome:
- the LOC141427178 gene encoding LOW QUALITY PROTEIN: uncharacterized protein (The sequence of the model RefSeq protein was modified relative to this genomic sequence to represent the inferred CDS: deleted 1 base in 1 codon) produces MGECDNVPELLTCFLESFIWGDVAHISKKARENRKNKSELSIFSIGQDLIYAAFGHKIKTSKHITLGLAVKSLCNSKKVVNILSKYGHCCSYTTLEELETELTFSTVNSAHICPEDILRRPDLNTGVAFDNFDRFVETLNGKDTLHDTVGIIFQDIVQNPDPVSVESSSPSVHENSTIDEIERGSSPELSATTTKTKNRKRRAFEEVTFEMQPFTKKLKITTWNQLEISELNKAPDNWSMSKQLDVTWMLLHKYKITDVPMWVGFHSKILIDDSRVQKVSYLTPINESPTNNSTVLKTLELSQEIANECQAPYIQITYDLAIARTSYCIQAQESPRFDNVFIHLGAFHIEMAFFKAVGTFIEDCGLSNIMTECELIANGSVSGFIGGKNYNRCKRLHSLVALAVQQLHFEAFLEDKQLTVGESVLEYLTTFLAHKDVSPQVQHTETQSLIQSYEEYTEDTLDGKHGKTAQFYAMYIDFINLYHLFIKSIRLGDLDLYLYTIAKIVSFFFYYNQPNYSRWLVYYINLLQHVDNTHPGLRTEMAKGSFGIRRTIKPFSRIPVDLTLEQTINGDAARRLTGIVNLTNSIAARQRWAKNHGARTRIISHVLTRAGLNRNYHDIAADLHPDRMKKQHIQIEAFSKSVLQTINPFSPSIDKDQLFNISTGQAATLDITNCLLKTVSGGTFLRDQFIIECNLNSDRFHQPIKKNTVLTFASLKKKRKMKIGGKVHEVKLQRDLFGRLLALSLDTTIDLEKVLCFPITPMPLSLCHIDGSLNKTNKSVLIHELEKQVEDAEQPPSQIDLVIVDGFFFLNTFKEMPRSFGGVSKKILQCLINNTASKVAIVFDRYFTPSIKDYEHSLRGSVDDKEFHISGPQQTRTADFTKDLKNLKFKEAIVKFLIDHWADQEMAAIIGSKVIYIIHDLCYEYSVTDNKVTRIINYELSCPDHEEADTKIAFLACQQKEDCTITIRTSDTDIVVIMLANMEYLQAAVEVWMDLGVGNARRYIDVSALYKKLGPKISKALPALHAFTGCDFNPALYRRRKKKPLQFLMNSEFFQKAFLYLGSKEHNEQDSFNIMQSFTCHLYGLKKLDDVNQARIVIFNKTYKVKDKSQPFSLSIRNYDACNLPPCQSEFLQQVLRTRFIACLWSNAHNAKIIDLLPTDYGWKVVDGKFEMIWFAGDQLPKAYEDVAITPDILEDTSELGNFFLQ; encoded by the exons ATGGGAGAATGCGATAACGTGCCAGAGCTTCTTActtgttttttggaatcattCATTTGGGGCGATGTTGCTCATATATCCAAAAAAGCACgtgaaaatagaaaaaacaagaGCGAACTTTCTATTTTTTCCATTGGACAAGATCTGATTTACGCAGCTTTTGGTCACAAAATTAAAACATCTAAGCACATTACCCTAGGTCTGGCAGTGAAGAGCTTATGTAACAGTAAGAAAGTTGTTAACATACTGTCAAAATATGGACACTGTTGCTCTTACACAACTCTAGAAGAGCTAGAAACCGAGTTGACATTTTCAACGGTAAATAGTGCTCACATATGTCCTGAAGATATCCTACGTCGCCCGGACTTGAATACTGGTGTCGCATTTGACAATTTCGACCGCTTCGTAGAAACCCTAAACGGCAAAGATACTTTGCATGATACGGTGGGGATAATTTTTCAGGATATCGTGCAAAATCCGGATCCAGTGTCTGTGGAATCTTCTAGCCCGAGTGTACATGAAAATTCAACAATCGATGAGATTGAGCGTGGTAGTTCTCCTGAATTATCCGCTACcaccacaaaaacaaaaaaccggaAACGCAGGGCTTTCGAAGAAGTTACTTTTGAAATGCAACCATTCAccaagaaattaaaaattaccacCTGGAATCAGCTAGAAATCTCAGAGCTTAATAAAGCTCCGGACAATTGGAGCATGTCGAAACAGCTGGACGTTACGTGGATGTTATtacataagtataaaataacGGATGTTCCAATGTGGGTAGGATTTCACAGCAAGATTTTGATAGACGATTCACGAGTTCAAAAAGTTTCATATCTTACTCCCATAAATGAATCTCCTACCAACAATTCAACTGTATTGAAAACTCTAGAATTGAGTCAGGAAATTGCAAATGAATGTCAAGCTCCCTATATCCAGATCACCTATGATCTAGCTATTGCTCGCACTAGTTATTGTATTCAAGCTCAAGAATCTCCAAGATTTGATAATGTATTTATACATTTAGGGGCCTTTCATATTGAAATGGCTTTTTTCAAGGCAGTTGGCACTTTTATTGAAGATTGTGGACTGAGCAATATCATGACTGAATGTGAATTGATCGCTAATGGTTCAGTTTCAGGTTTTATTGGCGGAAAAAATTACAACAGATGTAAACGGTTACATTCGCTCGTGGCATTGGCGGTGCAACAATTACATTTCGAAGCATTTTTGGAAGACAAACAATTGACAGTTGGGGAATCAGTGTTAGAATATCTCACCACATTTTTGGCTCATAAAGATGTCTCTCCACAAGTTCAGCATACAGAAACACAAAGTCTCATTCAATCTTATGAGGAATATACAGAAGACACATTAGATGGCAAGCACGGAAAAACAGCGCAATTTTACGCAATGTACATCGATTTTATAAACCTTTACCACTTATTCATTAAAAGTATTAGACTTGGAGATTTAGATTTGTATTTATATACCATTGCGAAAATCGTCAGCTTCTTCTTCTATTACAATCAACCCAACTATAGTCGATGGCTAGTTTACTACATTAATTTACTGCAACACGTAGATAACACACATCCGGGCCTCCGAACTGAAATGGCTAAGGGCTCGTTTGGAATCCGAAGAACCATCAAGCCTTTTTCACGAATTCCTGTGGATTTAACGTTAGAGCAGACGATAAATGGTGATGCTGCTCGTCGTCTCACTGGAATTGTTAACCTCACAAACTCAATTGCTGCTAGACAACGTTGGGCTAAAAATCATGGGGCACGAACAAGAATCATATCTCATGTACTTACTCGTGCAGGACTTAACAGAAACTACCATGATATTGCTGCTGATCTACACCCAGATCGAATGAAAAAACAACACATCCAAATTGAAGCTTTTTCAAAGAGTGTTCTGCAGACCATTAATCCATTCTCTCCTTCAATTGATAAGGATCAGTTGTTTAACATTTCAACAGGGCAAGCTGCCACTCTAGATATTACAAACTGTTTGCTAAAGACAGTGTCTGGAGGAACATTCCTGCGAGATCAATTCATAATCGAATGCAATTTAAATTCAGACAGGTTTCACcagccaataaaaaaaaatacagtgctGACTTTTGCAAGCCTcaagaagaaaagaaaaatgaaaattgGTGGAAAAGTGCACGAAGTTAAATTGCAGCGGGATTTATTTGGTCGGTTATTAGCTCTATCTCTTGACACGACTATAGACCTGGAGAAAGTACTTTGTTTTCCTATAACTCCTATGCCGTTATCACTGTGCCATATAGATGGTTCTTTAAACAAGACAAATAAGTCAGTATTAATTCATGAGTTAGAGAAACAAGTCGAAGATGCGGAGCAACCGCCATCCCAAATTGACCTTGTAATTGTAGAtggcttcttttttttaaatacatttaaagaAATGCCCCGTAGTTTTGGAGGTGTGTCAAAGAAGATATTGCAATGCCTTATCAATAACACTGCAAGTAAAGTTGCCATTGTATTTGATCGCTACTTCACACCCTCAATCAAAGATTATGAGCATTCTCTTCGAGGCAGTGTAGACGACAAGGAATTCCACATCTCCGGACCTCAACAAACAAGAACAGCAGATTTtacaaaagattta aaaaatttaaagtttaaggAAGCTATTGTCAAGTTTTTGATTGATCATTGGGCTGATCAGGAAATGGCAGCGATTATCGGTAGTAAGGTAATTTACATAATACATGATTTGTGTTATGAATATTCTGTTACTGATAATAAAGTAACACGCATCATTAATTATGAGTTGTCATGCCCTGACCACGAAGAAGCAGATACGAAGATAGCATTTCTTGCTTGCCAACAAAAAGAAGATTGTACTATTACTATCAGAACTTCTGATACTGATATTGTAGTCATCATGTTGGCGAATATGGAATACCTGCAAGCAGCAGTAGAAGTCTGGATGGATCTTGGAGTTGGCAACGCACGCCGATACATCGACGTATCCGCTCTCTACAAGAAATTAGGTCCAAAAATTTCGAAGGCGCTTCCAGCTTTGCATGCGTTCACTGGTTGCGATTTTAACCCAGCATTGTACCGACGAAGGAAAAAGAAACCTTTGCAATTTCTGATGaattctgaatttttccaaaaagCATTTCTGTATTTGGGATCAAAGGAACATAATGAGCAGGATTCTTTTAACATCATGCAGTCTTTTACTTGCCACTTGTATGGGCTGAAAAAGTTAGATGATGTCAATCAAGCCAGGATTGTCATCTTCAATAAGACGTACAAAGTCAAAGACAAGTCACAACCCTTCTCCTTGAGTATCCGGAATTACGATGCGTGCAACTTGCCGCCCTGTCAATCGGAGTTTCTCCAACAAGTATTACGCACAAGATTCATTGCATGCTTGTGGAGTAATGCTCATAATGCAAAAATTATTGATCTTTTACCAACGGACTATGGATGGAAAGTAGTCGACGGAAAGTTCGAAATGATCTGGTTTGCAGGTGATCAATTGCCGAAAGCGTATGAAGATGTAGCTATAACACCTGATATTCTCGAGGATacttcagaattaggtaatttttttctccaataa